A genomic window from Algoriphagus sp. Y33 includes:
- the porV gene encoding type IX secretion system outer membrane channel protein PorV, which yields MKKIATINRKNLLVAVFTLATLSAYAQNSTILSGQDKNRRVITTAVPFLNFAPDSRHSGMGDAGVATSPDASSAHWNAGKLAFVEDQMGFSLSYSPWLGKLVNDMSLSYLTGFFRIDEVSAFGFDLRYFNMGDIQLTDGRGNSLGEFNPRDIAIGGTYSRKLSSYLGLGISARFIHSNLSGNISSVGGSEAKPGISVGTDIGLFYSKPVFAGRKDANFSWGVSITNIGPKITYNSADDLDYIPTNLKVGMAYAIDLDEVNSLTFALDLNKLLVPTPPIYATNEDGTLEIDDNGNPIIRPGDGKDPNRPLLSGMFGSFGDAPGGFSEEIKEIMISFGVEYNYNDKLALRTGYFYENPSKGGRKYFTMGVGFDLKKLGFDFSYLVPQTQNHPLAETLRFSLMYDIPN from the coding sequence GCACAGAACAGCACTATTCTCTCCGGTCAGGATAAGAATCGAAGAGTAATCACTACTGCTGTACCATTTTTGAATTTCGCTCCCGACTCCAGACATTCAGGCATGGGGGATGCCGGTGTGGCAACCTCTCCGGATGCAAGTTCGGCGCATTGGAATGCCGGAAAACTGGCCTTCGTAGAAGATCAAATGGGCTTTTCCCTTTCTTACTCCCCCTGGCTCGGGAAGCTGGTCAACGACATGTCATTGAGTTATCTGACCGGATTTTTTAGAATTGATGAAGTCTCGGCATTTGGTTTTGACCTCCGGTATTTTAATATGGGCGACATTCAGCTGACTGATGGAAGAGGAAATTCACTGGGGGAATTTAATCCCCGCGACATTGCGATAGGCGGAACCTATTCCAGAAAGCTTTCTTCCTACTTAGGGCTGGGTATCTCTGCGCGGTTCATACATTCTAATCTATCAGGGAATATCTCTTCGGTAGGCGGTAGTGAAGCAAAGCCTGGAATCAGTGTGGGAACAGATATAGGCCTTTTTTACTCCAAGCCCGTTTTCGCCGGGAGGAAAGATGCAAATTTCTCCTGGGGGGTGAGTATCACGAACATTGGGCCTAAAATAACCTATAATTCTGCAGATGATCTGGATTACATCCCCACGAATCTGAAAGTAGGAATGGCCTATGCCATTGATTTAGACGAAGTGAATAGTCTGACGTTCGCTTTAGATCTAAATAAGCTACTCGTCCCTACCCCGCCCATCTATGCAACAAATGAAGATGGGACATTGGAAATAGACGATAACGGCAACCCTATCATAAGACCCGGTGATGGAAAAGATCCAAATCGCCCGCTGCTTTCAGGAATGTTCGGCTCTTTTGGCGATGCTCCCGGTGGATTTTCTGAAGAAATAAAAGAAATCATGATCTCCTTTGGTGTTGAATACAACTACAATGACAAGCTTGCTCTTCGCACAGGTTACTTTTATGAAAACCCCAGCAAGGGTGGAAGAAAGTACTTTACCATGGGTGTTGGGTTCGACCTGAAAAAACTTGGATTTGACTTCTCCTACTTAGTTCCCCAAACACAAAATCACCCCCTTGCGGAGACTTTACGGTTCTCTTTAATGTACGATATCCCTAATTAG
- a CDS encoding pitrilysin family protein → MILDRSKAPEFNVPEDFELLPPWKFKLSNGAKFFYIPTPGLDAVKIDVLCKGQRASLPLGKTLVPSFTLQMVQEGTAEKDAGEIAEFFDFYAAEVYPYLTFSYEGLGLLSTKKHLSKVLEVFISLFTKASFPEDMLEKRKSQRKLSIQLEKEKTSSRASQVFRKCLFGASHPYGAEINETHVDTVTRDQLISYYETLLWQDLEIFVSGNFDSAELEHLCEQFSLLPNRTVSDSVLLPDINTLLAVTEPKEKSVQSSVRIGGWSIPKAHPDFIALSVFNTILGGYFGSRLIKNIREDKGHTYGIYSSLTEIGDSNYWVIAADVQKAFYPSVVKEIYHEIQVLTQVEIDADELEVVRNYLIGQMLKQFSTAFDLIDRFKSVHHSGMDFDYYTEKLAYLKEFTAKDMLHIGQKYFSNPPFIEVIIG, encoded by the coding sequence ATGATTTTAGACAGGTCAAAGGCTCCGGAATTCAACGTTCCTGAGGATTTTGAACTATTGCCTCCTTGGAAATTCAAGCTTTCAAACGGAGCAAAGTTCTTTTACATTCCTACACCTGGTTTGGATGCGGTCAAGATCGATGTGCTCTGCAAAGGTCAACGAGCTTCTCTTCCCTTAGGGAAAACGCTTGTGCCTTCCTTCACTCTCCAAATGGTACAGGAAGGCACAGCCGAAAAAGATGCGGGAGAAATCGCCGAGTTTTTTGATTTCTATGCTGCGGAAGTTTATCCCTATTTGACGTTCTCTTATGAAGGACTTGGGCTTTTGTCTACAAAAAAACACCTTTCTAAGGTACTGGAAGTATTTATCTCTTTATTTACTAAAGCCAGTTTTCCTGAAGACATGCTGGAAAAGCGTAAATCACAGCGAAAGCTCAGTATTCAGCTTGAAAAAGAAAAAACATCTTCCCGAGCTAGCCAAGTATTTAGAAAATGCCTTTTCGGAGCCAGCCATCCATATGGGGCGGAAATCAACGAAACCCACGTAGACACGGTTACAAGGGATCAGTTGATCTCTTATTACGAGACATTACTTTGGCAGGATTTGGAGATTTTCGTCTCAGGGAATTTCGATTCCGCTGAGCTGGAACATCTATGCGAACAATTCAGCCTATTGCCCAACAGGACTGTCTCAGACTCCGTACTTCTACCCGATATAAATACGCTTTTGGCTGTAACAGAGCCCAAAGAAAAGTCCGTACAAAGTAGTGTCCGAATAGGTGGTTGGTCTATCCCAAAAGCCCATCCTGACTTTATTGCACTCAGTGTCTTTAACACAATTCTAGGAGGATATTTTGGTTCTCGCCTTATCAAGAATATTCGCGAAGACAAAGGTCACACATACGGAATCTACTCCTCTCTTACCGAAATCGGTGACTCTAATTACTGGGTAATAGCTGCCGATGTACAAAAAGCATTTTATCCTTCCGTAGTCAAGGAAATTTACCACGAAATCCAAGTGCTGACTCAAGTGGAAATCGATGCAGATGAGCTTGAAGTGGTCAGAAATTATTTGATCGGCCAGATGCTGAAACAGTTCAGCACTGCATTTGATTTGATAGATCGGTTCAAATCCGTACATCATTCAGGAATGGATTTCGACTATTACACTGAGAAGCTTGCTTATCTTAAGGAATTTACAGCAAAGGACATGCTTCATATTGGACAAAAATACTTTTCAAATCCGCCGTTCATTGAAGTAATCATCGGCTAA
- a CDS encoding glycosyltransferase, whose product MKSNDRVTVVCIAFNHEKWIEKALVSVLLQDYRHKELIIVDNGSKDQTSFIIKEWVGNNDDKLPVKAIYKSVSDPYCQLFNEILNQVDSQFVVDLSGDDFLYANHLLLSIEKLHQIPDAAFVFSDAVILDEYGQESIFYKPADYKDLEEKISTDKLYETLIRRSCISAPTMVFETAILKQVGGYDATLSYEDFDIQLRLARSYRVAFSTHIGVLKRKHGDSLSANQYRRYRSQMLPSTLRICEKIKEMNKSAEENDALSERIIYELKHALWSANFQVAKGFVKLAKEINMKGVEFSLYKLWLFFRLDISWLYVKLT is encoded by the coding sequence ATGAAGTCTAACGATAGAGTTACTGTTGTTTGTATTGCTTTCAACCATGAAAAATGGATCGAGAAGGCACTGGTAAGTGTACTGTTACAAGATTACCGGCATAAGGAATTAATTATTGTAGACAATGGAAGTAAGGACCAGACTTCGTTTATCATCAAGGAATGGGTGGGAAATAATGATGATAAACTTCCTGTCAAAGCTATTTACAAGAGCGTTTCCGATCCTTATTGTCAGTTGTTTAATGAAATTCTAAATCAGGTTGACAGCCAATTTGTAGTTGATCTTTCAGGTGATGACTTTCTGTATGCCAATCATCTGTTGCTTTCGATTGAAAAACTACATCAAATCCCTGATGCAGCGTTTGTGTTCTCTGACGCTGTTATTTTGGATGAGTATGGGCAGGAGAGTATATTTTACAAACCTGCGGATTATAAGGATTTAGAAGAGAAAATTTCGACTGATAAGCTGTACGAAACGCTAATTAGGAGAAGTTGTATTTCTGCTCCTACAATGGTTTTCGAGACCGCTATTCTCAAGCAAGTAGGAGGATACGATGCTACACTTTCCTATGAGGATTTTGATATTCAATTGAGACTGGCTAGAAGTTATCGTGTAGCTTTTTCGACTCACATCGGTGTCTTAAAAAGGAAACATGGGGATTCTCTGTCTGCAAACCAATATCGCCGGTACCGGTCCCAGATGCTTCCAAGTACACTTAGAATTTGTGAGAAAATCAAAGAAATGAACAAAAGTGCGGAAGAAAATGATGCGCTTTCGGAACGTATCATTTATGAATTGAAGCATGCACTATGGTCTGCTAATTTTCAGGTGGCAAAAGGCTTTGTAAAACTTGCCAAAGAAATCAATATGAAAGGTGTTGAGTTTAGTTTGTATAAACTTTGGCTGTTTTTCCGGTTAGATATCTCTTGGCTTTATGTTAAGCTCACATGA
- a CDS encoding FdtA/QdtA family cupin domain-containing protein, giving the protein MPESITAQAPYMFTLPGNSTETGNLHFWENLILFPDGIQRCFWISNVKEGESRGNHAHWKESQVIVAVAGKLQLEIHSALGGVFYFELDSPEKGVYIPPLNWLVARFSPNSVLLGMSDRAFSEDDYIRDLDYFGKLQERYK; this is encoded by the coding sequence ATGCCTGAATCAATTACTGCGCAAGCACCTTATATGTTTACTCTTCCCGGAAATTCCACTGAAACAGGAAATCTTCACTTTTGGGAGAATCTGATTCTTTTTCCGGATGGGATCCAGCGGTGTTTTTGGATTTCAAATGTAAAGGAAGGAGAAAGCCGGGGCAATCACGCCCACTGGAAAGAATCCCAGGTAATCGTGGCTGTAGCAGGTAAGCTTCAGCTGGAAATTCATTCTGCCTTGGGAGGTGTTTTTTATTTTGAACTTGATTCGCCGGAGAAGGGGGTTTATATTCCACCGCTAAATTGGTTAGTTGCCAGATTTTCGCCCAACTCGGTATTGCTGGGGATGTCGGATCGGGCCTTTTCAGAAGATGATTATATCAGAGACCTAGACTATTTTGGAAAGCTTCAAGAAAGATATAAGTGA
- a CDS encoding YigZ family protein — protein MPDFGELSALDDTFFTVSRTSEGLYKDRSSKFHYYSFPVRNEEEIKSRLGGLRKKHFDARHHCFAWTLGKDGEQFRANDDGEPNHSAGDPILGQIRSNNLTNILIVVVRYFGGTKLGISGLIQAYKTSAAMAIEENEIIEEQVKASVAIHFPYPVMNDVMKLIKTYDLKIITQEMTLDCQMQLEFRKGIQELIVNSLEEIEGLQLTNA, from the coding sequence ATGCCGGACTTCGGCGAACTCTCTGCACTTGACGACACATTTTTTACTGTTTCCAGGACCAGCGAAGGTCTTTACAAAGACAGAAGCAGCAAGTTTCACTATTATTCCTTTCCGGTGAGAAATGAAGAGGAAATCAAATCCCGTTTGGGTGGCCTAAGAAAAAAACACTTTGACGCCAGGCATCATTGCTTCGCATGGACGCTGGGGAAAGACGGAGAGCAATTTAGAGCAAACGATGATGGAGAACCGAATCATTCCGCAGGAGATCCTATTTTGGGCCAGATTAGATCCAATAACCTGACCAATATTCTAATTGTAGTAGTCCGCTACTTTGGTGGAACGAAACTCGGAATAAGCGGTTTGATCCAAGCCTATAAAACCTCTGCCGCTATGGCAATCGAGGAAAATGAGATTATTGAAGAGCAGGTTAAAGCTTCAGTTGCCATTCATTTCCCATATCCTGTGATGAATGATGTAATGAAACTTATCAAAACTTATGACCTAAAGATTATTACCCAGGAAATGACGCTGGATTGCCAAATGCAATTGGAATTCAGAAAAGGGATTCAAGAACTAATCGTCAATTCACTTGAAGAGATTGAGGGGCTTCAGTTGACTAACGCATAA
- a CDS encoding 3'-5' exonuclease has translation MIPFKITKEEVNALPLGQFEGEMFLIEKLEDVEEVAEFLVQQRVIGFDTETKPAFQKGVINQVSLLQLSTSTQAFLFRLNKIGFPDSIRNILEKESIVKVGAAVHDDIKGLAKLTDSFYANSFFDLNDELKRVGFMNIGVRNLCAMVLGIRISKSEQVSNWEAEVLTIKQQRYAATDAWGCLEIFKKLRTEGYLDELFMR, from the coding sequence ATGATTCCATTTAAGATTACAAAAGAAGAAGTAAACGCCCTTCCGCTGGGACAGTTTGAGGGAGAAATGTTTTTAATAGAGAAACTTGAGGATGTGGAGGAGGTTGCTGAATTCCTTGTCCAGCAGCGAGTAATTGGATTTGATACTGAAACTAAGCCCGCTTTTCAAAAAGGGGTAATAAACCAGGTGTCCTTACTCCAGCTTTCTACATCCACACAAGCGTTTCTCTTTCGGTTAAATAAAATTGGTTTTCCTGATTCTATTCGGAATATTCTTGAAAAAGAGAGTATAGTGAAAGTTGGTGCTGCAGTTCATGATGATATCAAAGGACTGGCAAAGCTTACGGATTCTTTCTATGCCAATTCATTTTTCGATCTGAATGATGAGCTGAAAAGAGTCGGTTTTATGAATATTGGAGTGCGAAATCTCTGTGCTATGGTTCTTGGCATCCGTATTTCCAAGTCTGAGCAAGTTTCTAACTGGGAAGCGGAAGTGTTAACCATCAAGCAGCAGCGGTACGCTGCTACCGACGCTTGGGGATGCCTGGAGATTTTCAAAAAGCTGAGAACTGAGGGCTATTTGGATGAATTGTTTATGCGTTAG
- the nhaC gene encoding Na+/H+ antiporter NhaC codes for MQGFKRSPKVFDALIPLVFLIVLLVLNIQVFGTDGLSGSNQIVLILSSMVAAVVAIFRLGFNWETLQDGIIKSISAAMSSILILFLIGALAGTWLLSGIVPAMIYYGLQILNPTIFLVAACIVSAIVSVATGSSWTTVATVGVALLGIGKALGFEEGIIAGAIISGAYFGDKMSPLSDTTNLAPAMAGTDLFTHIRYMAKTTVPSISITLIIFVVIGMNYETNGTVDDVQVISDVISEKFNVTGWLFIVPILVIVMIVRKVPAIPALLTGALLGGVFALFFQPDIIRLIADENASYAYQSFKAVMMSLYGEISISTTNDVVNELLVTSGMGGMMNTIWLIIAAMVFGGIMEESGMLRVLAEAVIQKVHSIGSLIASTVATCVFFNITTSDQYLAILVPGRMYADVYKKRGLAPENLSRTLEDSGTVTSVLVPWNTCGATQASVLGVATLTYAPYCFFNIISPFMTILYGYFKIGITYYDDVEDEEKLV; via the coding sequence ATGCAAGGTTTTAAACGTTCTCCAAAAGTTTTTGACGCACTGATTCCGTTGGTTTTTTTGATTGTACTCTTGGTATTGAATATACAAGTATTCGGTACAGATGGTCTTTCGGGCTCCAACCAGATCGTACTTATCCTTTCCTCTATGGTGGCTGCTGTGGTGGCAATATTTCGTTTAGGGTTTAATTGGGAGACACTGCAAGATGGGATTATTAAAAGCATCAGTGCGGCGATGTCCAGTATTTTGATTCTATTTCTAATTGGTGCTCTTGCGGGAACTTGGTTGCTAAGCGGTATTGTGCCGGCTATGATATATTATGGTCTTCAAATTCTTAACCCGACGATATTCTTGGTGGCGGCATGTATTGTCAGCGCTATCGTTTCCGTAGCCACAGGAAGTAGCTGGACCACCGTGGCGACGGTGGGTGTCGCTTTGTTAGGGATAGGAAAAGCATTGGGTTTTGAAGAAGGAATAATAGCGGGAGCGATTATCTCCGGGGCTTATTTTGGGGACAAAATGTCACCGCTTTCTGATACAACTAACCTTGCTCCCGCTATGGCAGGTACGGACTTGTTTACCCATATCCGTTATATGGCGAAGACTACTGTTCCTTCTATTTCTATTACGCTTATCATTTTCGTAGTGATCGGCATGAATTATGAGACAAATGGCACTGTAGATGATGTACAGGTTATTTCAGATGTAATATCGGAGAAATTCAATGTGACCGGTTGGTTATTTATTGTTCCGATACTAGTCATTGTGATGATTGTGAGGAAAGTGCCCGCTATTCCTGCTTTGCTTACAGGAGCTCTTCTGGGAGGGGTTTTTGCATTGTTTTTCCAGCCTGATATCATTCGCCTGATTGCCGATGAAAACGCATCTTATGCTTATCAGAGTTTCAAAGCTGTAATGATGTCGCTCTATGGAGAAATAAGTATTTCTACTACCAATGACGTGGTCAACGAATTGCTGGTAACCAGTGGTATGGGAGGGATGATGAATACAATTTGGCTGATCATCGCAGCAATGGTTTTTGGAGGAATTATGGAAGAAAGCGGCATGCTGAGAGTCCTTGCAGAAGCGGTGATTCAGAAAGTGCACAGTATTGGTTCATTGATAGCATCCACAGTCGCTACCTGTGTGTTTTTTAATATCACTACTTCAGATCAATACTTGGCTATTCTAGTTCCTGGTAGGATGTACGCAGATGTGTATAAAAAACGGGGGTTAGCACCTGAAAACCTCAGTAGAACTTTAGAAGATTCGGGAACAGTGACGTCGGTTTTAGTTCCTTGGAATACATGTGGTGCTACACAGGCTTCAGTGTTAGGTGTGGCTACTTTGACATACGCACCTTATTGCTTTTTTAATATTATTAGTCCCTTTATGACCATTCTCTATGGCTATTTCAAAATCGGGATTACCTATTACGACGATGTAGAAGACGAAGAAAAGTTGGTATGA
- a CDS encoding DUF962 domain-containing protein codes for MRKIDALFHEYGLSHQNMTNKLIHWFCVPAIFFSIVGLIFSIPRGPLPELMPFLGNFANWATVVLALVLIYYLMLSTPLTLGMFLFSSLCLAAANFINLYFPGKLWMLSLGIFLLSWVLQFYGHKIEGKKPTFLRDLQFLLIGPAWLMHFIYKKWGFAY; via the coding sequence ATGAGAAAAATTGACGCATTATTCCATGAATACGGGCTAAGTCATCAAAACATGACAAATAAGCTAATTCACTGGTTCTGTGTACCTGCAATTTTCTTCAGTATTGTAGGACTGATTTTCAGCATCCCTCGCGGCCCTCTTCCAGAGCTAATGCCGTTCCTCGGCAATTTTGCCAATTGGGCCACAGTAGTTTTGGCTTTGGTATTGATCTATTACCTCATGCTCTCCACACCGCTTACCTTGGGAATGTTTCTCTTCTCCTCCCTATGTCTGGCTGCGGCTAATTTCATTAACTTATATTTTCCCGGCAAGCTCTGGATGTTAAGCCTCGGGATTTTTTTACTGTCTTGGGTCTTGCAGTTTTATGGACATAAAATTGAAGGCAAAAAACCCACTTTCCTCAGAGACCTTCAATTTCTGTTGATCGGCCCTGCTTGGCTGATGCACTTTATCTATAAAAAATGGGGTTTTGCTTATTGA
- a CDS encoding patatin-like phospholipase family protein: MRDKIWYSFPVQLFLLHLRKNLGLTLIWIALMGVILEYFGVVLGIPFLFLDPEYLHQVSWVSFFLMGVGFAILTMGFHMSTYIMEGRHFPFLAVLNRPFIHYCVNNGLIPSIFYAVYIVRFISFQLDNNPSNDWEVLVYFLGFFGGGVITYTVIFGYFSLTNKDFFILFAGTVDKRLRKVRLTRANVISQYKDLKTQKYKVLYYLNIRLRPEKVRPDISRFEGTKLLRVFDQNHLNLFVIQLVLILFVLFLGFFKENPYLQLPAAMSATLLFAILVMLVGAVSFWLRRWSTFTVFAFLVLANYFSNFNFLNRPHGAYGLDYTVPPATYSLARMDSLLTPDIVNKDKDNVLNILENWKAKFPDEIKPKLVMVAASGGGQRAALWTVKVLQSIYTIEDGEVLKHTELFTGASGGVLGEAFFREIYLRSLTDASVNPLDEKYLDQISADNLNPIIFTLLVNDLFIRNQNFHYNGNKYLKDRGFAFENQLNQNTQGVLEKPISAYKEPEFSGSIPLLPVTTLITNDGRKLVISPHSMSFFGTSMLGKLGTDEKKQTIDFLRFFEAHDSKNLRFLTALRMSATFPFVTPNIQLPTQPIMETMDTGLSDNFGIQDALRFMYVFQSWINENTAGVVLITIRDSEKVTEIAPSFPPRIFEKIFTPLKNIYANWDNVQTIQNEVLFNYMAESMPFDLERIEFEYAPEKVQVGELTGSQETMQRASLNWRLTSREKKSILESVYTLKNQSSLRRLEELFTKKQPIEEESIMSTEENAQ, translated from the coding sequence ATGAGGGATAAAATCTGGTACAGCTTTCCGGTACAATTGTTTCTGCTTCACTTGCGAAAAAACCTGGGACTAACCCTTATTTGGATAGCTCTGATGGGGGTTATTTTGGAATATTTCGGAGTTGTATTGGGAATTCCATTTCTTTTCCTTGATCCTGAATATTTACATCAGGTTTCATGGGTTAGTTTTTTCTTGATGGGGGTTGGGTTTGCTATTTTGACCATGGGCTTTCACATGTCCACCTATATTATGGAGGGCAGACATTTTCCGTTTTTGGCTGTTCTAAACAGACCTTTCATTCATTATTGTGTGAACAATGGACTTATCCCATCGATTTTCTATGCAGTCTACATCGTTAGATTTATAAGTTTTCAGCTAGACAATAACCCTTCAAATGATTGGGAGGTGTTGGTTTATTTCCTTGGTTTTTTTGGAGGAGGAGTGATTACTTATACAGTGATATTTGGGTATTTTTCGCTGACAAACAAGGATTTTTTTATTCTTTTTGCAGGGACTGTAGATAAAAGACTCCGTAAAGTCAGGCTGACTAGAGCGAATGTGATTAGCCAATACAAGGATTTAAAAACCCAAAAATACAAGGTGCTTTACTACCTGAACATTCGCCTTCGGCCCGAGAAAGTAAGGCCGGATATTTCCCGGTTTGAAGGGACTAAGTTGCTACGGGTTTTTGATCAGAATCACTTGAACCTGTTTGTCATACAGTTAGTATTAATTCTGTTTGTCTTGTTTTTGGGGTTTTTCAAAGAGAACCCATATCTCCAGTTGCCGGCAGCGATGAGTGCCACCCTGCTGTTTGCCATTCTGGTTATGCTGGTGGGTGCGGTAAGTTTTTGGCTTAGGAGGTGGTCGACCTTCACTGTATTTGCTTTTCTGGTTTTGGCCAATTATTTCAGCAATTTCAATTTCCTTAATCGTCCTCACGGGGCCTATGGATTGGATTATACCGTTCCTCCAGCCACTTACAGTCTTGCTCGTATGGATTCTCTTTTGACTCCGGATATTGTAAACAAGGATAAGGATAATGTGCTGAATATTTTGGAAAATTGGAAAGCGAAATTTCCTGACGAGATTAAACCAAAACTAGTGATGGTTGCGGCCAGTGGAGGTGGACAGCGGGCGGCACTATGGACAGTCAAAGTTCTACAAAGTATATATACTATTGAGGATGGAGAGGTTTTAAAACACACTGAGCTTTTTACGGGGGCTTCCGGAGGAGTTTTGGGAGAAGCATTTTTCAGGGAAATCTACTTAAGGTCCCTAACGGATGCTTCGGTAAATCCTCTAGATGAAAAGTATCTTGATCAAATCTCCGCTGACAATCTCAACCCTATTATTTTCACCTTGCTGGTGAATGACTTGTTTATCCGCAATCAAAATTTTCATTACAATGGAAATAAGTATCTTAAGGATAGGGGATTTGCTTTTGAGAATCAACTGAATCAAAATACCCAAGGAGTCCTGGAAAAGCCGATTTCTGCTTATAAAGAACCGGAATTTTCAGGTAGTATTCCTTTGCTTCCCGTCACTACGTTGATTACAAATGATGGTAGAAAACTGGTGATATCTCCTCATTCGATGTCGTTTTTTGGGACTTCCATGCTAGGAAAGTTGGGTACGGATGAAAAGAAGCAAACGATAGATTTTCTTAGATTTTTTGAAGCACATGACTCCAAAAATTTACGGTTCCTTACCGCATTGAGAATGAGTGCTACTTTTCCTTTCGTTACTCCCAATATTCAGCTGCCCACCCAGCCAATTATGGAAACTATGGATACGGGTTTGTCTGATAATTTTGGGATTCAGGATGCACTGAGATTTATGTACGTGTTTCAGTCATGGATCAATGAAAATACGGCCGGAGTGGTTTTGATTACAATTAGAGATTCAGAGAAAGTGACTGAAATAGCACCGAGTTTTCCTCCTAGAATTTTCGAGAAAATTTTCACTCCATTGAAGAATATTTATGCTAACTGGGATAATGTGCAGACGATACAGAATGAGGTGCTTTTCAATTACATGGCTGAGTCTATGCCTTTCGATCTGGAGAGGATAGAGTTTGAGTATGCGCCGGAAAAGGTGCAGGTGGGAGAACTAACGGGAAGTCAAGAGACCATGCAACGTGCATCTTTGAATTGGCGACTGACTTCGAGGGAGAAAAAATCAATTCTGGAAAGCGTTTATACACTCAAAAATCAAAGTTCGCTGAGGCGATTGGAGGAGCTTTTTACCAAAAAACAGCCTATTGAAGAGGAGAGCATAATGTCAACAGAAGAAAATGCTCAATAA
- a CDS encoding DUF4494 domain-containing protein, with translation MRTWFLCKVKYAKENEQGLLKNISEQYLVDAVSFTEAEAILYDRLASQIRGDFQVTGISKSNIVDVFFYEDADIWHKCKISYMVADGESGKEKKVTQYMIVTANDVKEAYDRIQESLGNMLVSFRVPDIVESPIVEVFPFERDEIAEQLPEGNFRPVSEVTQNEE, from the coding sequence ATGAGAACCTGGTTTTTGTGCAAAGTCAAGTACGCAAAAGAAAATGAACAAGGATTGCTAAAGAATATTTCTGAGCAATACCTAGTGGATGCGGTATCCTTTACCGAAGCAGAGGCGATCCTTTATGATAGACTTGCCTCTCAGATTAGGGGAGATTTCCAAGTTACAGGTATCAGCAAAAGCAATATTGTTGATGTATTCTTTTATGAAGATGCCGATATCTGGCATAAGTGCAAGATATCGTACATGGTGGCAGACGGAGAAAGTGGAAAAGAGAAAAAAGTCACACAATATATGATAGTCACTGCAAATGATGTCAAGGAAGCTTACGACAGAATTCAGGAAAGTCTAGGCAATATGCTGGTAAGCTTCCGAGTACCTGATATAGTGGAAAGCCCGATTGTCGAAGTATTCCCATTTGAGCGGGATGAGATAGCTGAACAGTTGCCCGAAGGCAACTTCAGACCTGTATCGGAAGTAACTCAGAACGAAGAATAG